In one Diprion similis isolate iyDipSimi1 chromosome 6, iyDipSimi1.1, whole genome shotgun sequence genomic region, the following are encoded:
- the LOC124406843 gene encoding uncharacterized protein LOC124406843 isoform X2, translated as MIAFGAVRMDTQVGDAGAGGILAIQSPRVSEIPEAPEPTGLSPLASSLDHNLTLQEDYLPSASKNMGIENTWTEANGITSDCVIPMPPPPGLEDFVDVGADPIGDSMIGVEHGPFLPPGGPTLNNLFTEADDDQNDSAIEVTTPPGVCGLRNLGNTCFMAAGLQCLTATPPVLRHFLDSELSCDKSMVHPRSLMAHFGALLGKMWSGRYSVIRPAEFKQTLGTYHPQFKDYRQHDCQEFLALLLDSLHEQMNTAKLTKNHQISATATTPELNGSDEPLRNLAPPDTTLTTSVSDANSVAAEPREIYDNLPSPECPNSPNVTMAGSPRDSPMAETDSAANSPRGSLLNDDEETLDSDEILETKSSFIHNKMQEDPDTDTAMTGNDFRLDKLDNVLTSNNVSCYHGLYDILKDAKTSNANFLVTTQESNNEIHYDSQKFPKENIRRNALENSNLTENHDFDNKSVSIKRIKEVNVQAGNRSIDCLSSGSDAECDSGLEKCNVKRMRLDDQEKNHRKDGLGGSESQCSRVLLNCENGAIATQGETEAEADRHWAKHLRENRSVIVDTFQGQFKSTVVCAVCKHISVTYEPFMYLSVPLPRAMERQLAVTYIPAIGGAPTRCVVSLNKQSRIGKLKEELLRTLGKTDVATTNVALAEVLENHIARILDDNSLLKYVNDTNRSIYAFELSDPPSAYTSVSDGGGDCVTETEPCHAGNGVSEEIGPCTICLEELDGDLKKHGGSGCNFIMCDLCIENYFKNQTDPQICPVCATFVTASSFTKIDQTGRPRPAIRNLNVPLVLRRDSNKGTNNRKGTKLYGYPHLVKLPSRVNAKDLYDVVKKIVPQEAPYSVHFVDGQGHHCSRCMYNAHCTGCRVPDSGMVALQNGDTLAVRYTDTVPNIIQPVDHISVSKQRPHRPLSLYDCLQAFSQSETLDEHNPWFCPKCEHNQCATKTLTVHRYPKFLIVYLKRFVFYECVSMKLDDKVTFPLVGLGIGRHLYDLYACVCHFGGVSAGHYTAYARNPRTDTWHYYNDEVTTRQKPQEEDFSNAYILFYSRQGTNAKPCNI; from the exons ATGATAG CCTTTGGTGCGGTCCGAATGGACACCCAGGTCGGCGACGCGGGAGCTGGAGGTATTTTGGCGATTCAATCGCCCAGAGTATCCGAAATCCCGGAGGCCCCAGAGCCAACGGGACTCAGTCCTCTTGCTTCTTCTCTCGACCATAATCTTACTCTACAAGAGGATTATCTACCATCCGCCAGCAAGAACATGGGCATAGAAAACACGTG GACGGAAGCTAATGGCATCACTAGTGATTGTGTCATTCCGATGCCACCGCCACCGGGACTGGAGGATTTTGTCGACGTTGGCGCTGACCCCATCGGGGATTCCATGATTGGCGTCGAGCATGGCCCTTTTCTTCCACCTGGTGGGCCAACGCTCAACAATCTCTTTACTGAGGCTGACGATGATCAGAATGACTCTGCAATTG AAGTAACAACGCCACCAGGCGTGTGTGGCCTTCGGAATCTGGGTAACACCTGTTTTATGGCTGCCGGACTGCAGTGTTTAACAGCTACTCCCCCAGTGCTGCGTCATTTCCTTGACTCAGAGTTGAGCTGTGATAAGTCTATGGTGCATCCACGATCGTTGATGGCTCACTTTGGAGCGCTTTTGGGAAAGATGTGGTCCGGCAGGTACAGTGTCATCAGGCCAGCAGAATTTAAACAGACTCTTGGTACTTATCACCCGCAATTTAAGGACTACAGACAG CATGACTGTCAGGAGTTTCTAGCTCTCCTATTAGACTCTTTGCACGAGCAAATGAACACTGCGAAGTTgacaaaaaatcatcaaatatCTGCTACTGCTACTACTCCTGAATTAAATGGCTCAGATGAGCCTCTGCGAAATTTGGCTCCTCCCGACACGACTCTCACTACCTCTGTCAGTGATGCTAACTCCGTTGCTGCCGAACCTCGTGAAATATATGACAACCTCCCTTCTCCTGAGTGTCCAAACAGCCCGAATGTCACGATGGCTGGCTCACCAAGAG ATTCACCGATGGCTGAGACCGACAGTGCAGCAAATTCGCCCAGAGGATCATTATTAAATGATGATGAGGAGACATTGGATTCAGATGAAATACTAGAAACGAAGTCTagttttattcataataaaatgCAAGAGGATCCGGATACGGATACGGCAATGACCGGAAATGATTTCCGACTAGACAAATTAGACAATGTATTGACGAGCAACAATGTCAGCTGCTATCATGGTTTATACGATATTTTGAAGGACGCTAAGACTAGCAATGCGAACTTCTTGGTCACAACACAAGAGAGCAACAACGAGATTCATTATGACTCGCAGAAGTTTCCTAAAGAAAACATCCGTAGAAATGCTTTGgagaattcaaatttaaccGAGAATCATGACTTTGACAATAAAAGTGTCAGTATCAAACGAATAAAAGAAGTAAACGTCCAAGCTGGTAATCGCAGTATTGACTGTCTATCTAGTGGATCTGATGCCGAGTGTGATAGTGGTCTTGAAAAGTGTAATGTCAAGAGAATGAGGCTAGATGATCAGGAGAAGAATCATCGGAAAGATGGACTAGGGGGTAGCGAGTCACAGTGTTCTAGAGTGCTACTTAACTGTGAGAATGGAGCGATTGCTACTCAAGGAGAGACAGAGGCTGAGGCCGATAGACACTGGGCAAAACATCTAAGAGAGAATAGAAGTGTGATTGTAGATACGTTCCAAGGGCAATTTAAGAGCACG GTCGTTTGTGCAGTCTGCAAACACATCTCTGTCACCTATGAGCCCTTCATGTACCTTTCGGTGCCTCTTCCTCGAGCCATGGAGAGGCAGCTGGCTGTGACGTACATCCCAGCTATCGGAGGTGCGCCCACACGATGTGTTGTTTCACTGAACAAGCAGTCGAGAATCGGCAAACTGAAAGAAGAATTGCTGCGGACCCTGGGAAAGACGGATGTTGCCACTACTAATGTTGCATTAGCAGAGGTCTTAGAAAATCACATAGCTAGGATATTG gATGACAACTCTCTATTAAAATACGTAAATGACACTAACCGGTCGATATATGCGTTCGAATTATCTGATCCTCCGAGCGCATATACATCAGTGTCTGATGGTGGTGGAGATTGCGTGACCGAAACCGAACCGTGTCACGCAGGAAATGGTGTAAGTGAAGAAATCGGGCCGTGTACAATATGCTTGGAAGAACTTGATGGGGATCTAAAGAAGCATGGTGGAAGTGGCTGTAATTTTATCATGTGTGATCTCTGCATCGAG AACTACTTCAAGAACCAAACGGATCCTCAAATCTGCCCAGTTTGTGCAACGTTCGTGACGGCCTCCTCTTTTACTAAGATTGATCAAACTGGTCGCCCGAGGCCGGCTATTCGTAACCTTAACGTTCCACTGGTCCTAAGGCGCGACAGTAACAAGGGAACCAACAATCGGAAAGGCACCAAGCTCTACGGTTATCCACACTTAGTTAAATTACCTTCCAGGGTTAATGCTAAGGATTTGTACGACGTTGTCAAGAAGATTGTGCCGCAAGAGGCACCCTACAGCGTACATTTTGTTGACGGACAG GGTCACCATTGTTCCCGTTGCATGTACAATGCGCATTGTACGGGCTGTCGAGTGCCGGATTCGGGAATGGTAGCGTTGCAAAATGGGGATACACTTGCGGTACGATACACAGATACAGTGCCCAACATCATACAACCTGTCGATCACATCAGTGTCAGTAAACAGAGACCTCATCGTCCTCTGTCCTTGTACGACTGCCTGCAAGCTTTTAGTCAAAG tgAGACATTGGATGAGCACAATCCTTGGTTCTGTCCGAAATGTGAGCACAATCAGTGTGCCACAAAGACATTAACCGTCCACCGATACCCAAAGTTCCTGATAGTGTACCTGAAACG cTTCGTGTTCTATGAATGTGTCAGCATGAAGCTTGATGATAAGGTCACCTTCCCTCTAGTTGGTCTTGGCATCGGAAGGCACCTCTATGATCTCTATGCCTGCGTCTGTCACTTTGGAG GCGTATCAGCTGGACATTACACGGCGTATGCTCGCAACCCTAGAACGGACACGTGGCATTATTACAACGACGAAGTAACGACGCGACAGAAGCCACAGGAGGAAGATTTCAGCAACGCCTATATATTGTTTTACAGTCGTCAAGGTACGAACGCTAAACCTTGTAACATTTAA
- the LOC124406843 gene encoding uncharacterized protein LOC124406843 isoform X1, protein MIAFGAVRMDTQVGDAGAGGILAIQSPRVSEIPEAPEPTGLSPLASSLDHNLTLQEDYLPSASKNMGIENTWTEANGITSDCVIPMPPPPGLEDFVDVGADPIGDSMIGVEHGPFLPPGGPTLNNLFTEADDDQNDSAIEVTTPPGVCGLRNLGNTCFMAAGLQCLTATPPVLRHFLDSELSCDKSMVHPRSLMAHFGALLGKMWSGRYSVIRPAEFKQTLGTYHPQFKDYRQHDCQEFLALLLDSLHEQMNTAKLTKNHQISATATTPELNGSDEPLRNLAPPDTTLTTSVSDANSVAAEPREIYDNLPSPECPNSPNVTMAGSPRDSDSPMAETDSAANSPRGSLLNDDEETLDSDEILETKSSFIHNKMQEDPDTDTAMTGNDFRLDKLDNVLTSNNVSCYHGLYDILKDAKTSNANFLVTTQESNNEIHYDSQKFPKENIRRNALENSNLTENHDFDNKSVSIKRIKEVNVQAGNRSIDCLSSGSDAECDSGLEKCNVKRMRLDDQEKNHRKDGLGGSESQCSRVLLNCENGAIATQGETEAEADRHWAKHLRENRSVIVDTFQGQFKSTVVCAVCKHISVTYEPFMYLSVPLPRAMERQLAVTYIPAIGGAPTRCVVSLNKQSRIGKLKEELLRTLGKTDVATTNVALAEVLENHIARILDDNSLLKYVNDTNRSIYAFELSDPPSAYTSVSDGGGDCVTETEPCHAGNGVSEEIGPCTICLEELDGDLKKHGGSGCNFIMCDLCIENYFKNQTDPQICPVCATFVTASSFTKIDQTGRPRPAIRNLNVPLVLRRDSNKGTNNRKGTKLYGYPHLVKLPSRVNAKDLYDVVKKIVPQEAPYSVHFVDGQGHHCSRCMYNAHCTGCRVPDSGMVALQNGDTLAVRYTDTVPNIIQPVDHISVSKQRPHRPLSLYDCLQAFSQSETLDEHNPWFCPKCEHNQCATKTLTVHRYPKFLIVYLKRFVFYECVSMKLDDKVTFPLVGLGIGRHLYDLYACVCHFGGVSAGHYTAYARNPRTDTWHYYNDEVTTRQKPQEEDFSNAYILFYSRQGTNAKPCNI, encoded by the exons ATGATAG CCTTTGGTGCGGTCCGAATGGACACCCAGGTCGGCGACGCGGGAGCTGGAGGTATTTTGGCGATTCAATCGCCCAGAGTATCCGAAATCCCGGAGGCCCCAGAGCCAACGGGACTCAGTCCTCTTGCTTCTTCTCTCGACCATAATCTTACTCTACAAGAGGATTATCTACCATCCGCCAGCAAGAACATGGGCATAGAAAACACGTG GACGGAAGCTAATGGCATCACTAGTGATTGTGTCATTCCGATGCCACCGCCACCGGGACTGGAGGATTTTGTCGACGTTGGCGCTGACCCCATCGGGGATTCCATGATTGGCGTCGAGCATGGCCCTTTTCTTCCACCTGGTGGGCCAACGCTCAACAATCTCTTTACTGAGGCTGACGATGATCAGAATGACTCTGCAATTG AAGTAACAACGCCACCAGGCGTGTGTGGCCTTCGGAATCTGGGTAACACCTGTTTTATGGCTGCCGGACTGCAGTGTTTAACAGCTACTCCCCCAGTGCTGCGTCATTTCCTTGACTCAGAGTTGAGCTGTGATAAGTCTATGGTGCATCCACGATCGTTGATGGCTCACTTTGGAGCGCTTTTGGGAAAGATGTGGTCCGGCAGGTACAGTGTCATCAGGCCAGCAGAATTTAAACAGACTCTTGGTACTTATCACCCGCAATTTAAGGACTACAGACAG CATGACTGTCAGGAGTTTCTAGCTCTCCTATTAGACTCTTTGCACGAGCAAATGAACACTGCGAAGTTgacaaaaaatcatcaaatatCTGCTACTGCTACTACTCCTGAATTAAATGGCTCAGATGAGCCTCTGCGAAATTTGGCTCCTCCCGACACGACTCTCACTACCTCTGTCAGTGATGCTAACTCCGTTGCTGCCGAACCTCGTGAAATATATGACAACCTCCCTTCTCCTGAGTGTCCAAACAGCCCGAATGTCACGATGGCTGGCTCACCAAGAG ATTCAGATTCACCGATGGCTGAGACCGACAGTGCAGCAAATTCGCCCAGAGGATCATTATTAAATGATGATGAGGAGACATTGGATTCAGATGAAATACTAGAAACGAAGTCTagttttattcataataaaatgCAAGAGGATCCGGATACGGATACGGCAATGACCGGAAATGATTTCCGACTAGACAAATTAGACAATGTATTGACGAGCAACAATGTCAGCTGCTATCATGGTTTATACGATATTTTGAAGGACGCTAAGACTAGCAATGCGAACTTCTTGGTCACAACACAAGAGAGCAACAACGAGATTCATTATGACTCGCAGAAGTTTCCTAAAGAAAACATCCGTAGAAATGCTTTGgagaattcaaatttaaccGAGAATCATGACTTTGACAATAAAAGTGTCAGTATCAAACGAATAAAAGAAGTAAACGTCCAAGCTGGTAATCGCAGTATTGACTGTCTATCTAGTGGATCTGATGCCGAGTGTGATAGTGGTCTTGAAAAGTGTAATGTCAAGAGAATGAGGCTAGATGATCAGGAGAAGAATCATCGGAAAGATGGACTAGGGGGTAGCGAGTCACAGTGTTCTAGAGTGCTACTTAACTGTGAGAATGGAGCGATTGCTACTCAAGGAGAGACAGAGGCTGAGGCCGATAGACACTGGGCAAAACATCTAAGAGAGAATAGAAGTGTGATTGTAGATACGTTCCAAGGGCAATTTAAGAGCACG GTCGTTTGTGCAGTCTGCAAACACATCTCTGTCACCTATGAGCCCTTCATGTACCTTTCGGTGCCTCTTCCTCGAGCCATGGAGAGGCAGCTGGCTGTGACGTACATCCCAGCTATCGGAGGTGCGCCCACACGATGTGTTGTTTCACTGAACAAGCAGTCGAGAATCGGCAAACTGAAAGAAGAATTGCTGCGGACCCTGGGAAAGACGGATGTTGCCACTACTAATGTTGCATTAGCAGAGGTCTTAGAAAATCACATAGCTAGGATATTG gATGACAACTCTCTATTAAAATACGTAAATGACACTAACCGGTCGATATATGCGTTCGAATTATCTGATCCTCCGAGCGCATATACATCAGTGTCTGATGGTGGTGGAGATTGCGTGACCGAAACCGAACCGTGTCACGCAGGAAATGGTGTAAGTGAAGAAATCGGGCCGTGTACAATATGCTTGGAAGAACTTGATGGGGATCTAAAGAAGCATGGTGGAAGTGGCTGTAATTTTATCATGTGTGATCTCTGCATCGAG AACTACTTCAAGAACCAAACGGATCCTCAAATCTGCCCAGTTTGTGCAACGTTCGTGACGGCCTCCTCTTTTACTAAGATTGATCAAACTGGTCGCCCGAGGCCGGCTATTCGTAACCTTAACGTTCCACTGGTCCTAAGGCGCGACAGTAACAAGGGAACCAACAATCGGAAAGGCACCAAGCTCTACGGTTATCCACACTTAGTTAAATTACCTTCCAGGGTTAATGCTAAGGATTTGTACGACGTTGTCAAGAAGATTGTGCCGCAAGAGGCACCCTACAGCGTACATTTTGTTGACGGACAG GGTCACCATTGTTCCCGTTGCATGTACAATGCGCATTGTACGGGCTGTCGAGTGCCGGATTCGGGAATGGTAGCGTTGCAAAATGGGGATACACTTGCGGTACGATACACAGATACAGTGCCCAACATCATACAACCTGTCGATCACATCAGTGTCAGTAAACAGAGACCTCATCGTCCTCTGTCCTTGTACGACTGCCTGCAAGCTTTTAGTCAAAG tgAGACATTGGATGAGCACAATCCTTGGTTCTGTCCGAAATGTGAGCACAATCAGTGTGCCACAAAGACATTAACCGTCCACCGATACCCAAAGTTCCTGATAGTGTACCTGAAACG cTTCGTGTTCTATGAATGTGTCAGCATGAAGCTTGATGATAAGGTCACCTTCCCTCTAGTTGGTCTTGGCATCGGAAGGCACCTCTATGATCTCTATGCCTGCGTCTGTCACTTTGGAG GCGTATCAGCTGGACATTACACGGCGTATGCTCGCAACCCTAGAACGGACACGTGGCATTATTACAACGACGAAGTAACGACGCGACAGAAGCCACAGGAGGAAGATTTCAGCAACGCCTATATATTGTTTTACAGTCGTCAAGGTACGAACGCTAAACCTTGTAACATTTAA
- the LOC124406843 gene encoding uncharacterized protein LOC124406843 isoform X4, which produces MIAFGAVRMDTQVGDAGAGGILAIQSPRVSEIPEAPEPTGLSPLASSLDHNLTLQEDYLPSASKNMGIENTWTEANGITSDCVIPMPPPPGLEDFVDVGADPIGDSMIGVEHGPFLPPGGPTLNNLFTEADDDQNDSAIEVTTPPGVCGLRNLGNTCFMAAGLQCLTATPPVLRHFLDSELSCDKSMVHPRSLMAHFGALLGKMWSGRYSVIRPAEFKQTLGTYHPQFKDYRQHDCQEFLALLLDSLHEQMNTAKLTKNHQISATATTPELNGSDEPLRNLAPPDTTLTTSVSDANSVAAEPREIYDNLPSPECPNSPNVTMAGSPRDSDSPMAETDSAANSPRGSLLNDDEETLDSDEILETKSSFIHNKMQEDPDTDTAMTGNDFRLDKLDNVLTSNNVSCYHGLYDILKDAKTSNANFLVTTQESNNEIHYDSQKFPKENIRRNALENSNLTENHDFDNKSVSIKRIKEVNVQAGNRSIDCLSSGSDAECDSGLEKCNVKRMRLDDQEKNHRKDGLGGSESQCSRVLLNCENGAIATQGETEAEADRHWAKHLRENRSVIVDTFQGQFKSTVVCAVCKHISVTYEPFMYLSVPLPRAMERQLAVTYIPAIGGAPTRCVVSLNKQSRIGKLKEELLRTLGKTDVATTNVALAEVLENHIARILDDNSLLKYVNDTNRSIYAFELSDPPSAYTSVSDGGGDCVTETEPCHAGNGVSEEIGPCTICLEELDGDLKKHGGSGCNFIMCDLCIENYFKNQTDPQICPVCATFVTASSFTKIDQTGRPRPAIRNLNVPLVLRRDSNKGTNNRKGTKLYGYPHLVKLPSRVNAKDLYDVVKKIVPQEAPYSVHFVDGQGHHCSRCMYNAHCTGCRVPDSGMVALQNGDTLAVRYTDTVPNIIQPVDHISVSKQRPHRPLSLYDCLQAFSQSETLDEHNPWFCPKCEHNQCATKTLTVHRYPKFLIVYLKRFVFYECVSMKLDDKVTFPLVGLGIGRHLYDLYACVCHFGGACCKAKFFLTKIYSL; this is translated from the exons ATGATAG CCTTTGGTGCGGTCCGAATGGACACCCAGGTCGGCGACGCGGGAGCTGGAGGTATTTTGGCGATTCAATCGCCCAGAGTATCCGAAATCCCGGAGGCCCCAGAGCCAACGGGACTCAGTCCTCTTGCTTCTTCTCTCGACCATAATCTTACTCTACAAGAGGATTATCTACCATCCGCCAGCAAGAACATGGGCATAGAAAACACGTG GACGGAAGCTAATGGCATCACTAGTGATTGTGTCATTCCGATGCCACCGCCACCGGGACTGGAGGATTTTGTCGACGTTGGCGCTGACCCCATCGGGGATTCCATGATTGGCGTCGAGCATGGCCCTTTTCTTCCACCTGGTGGGCCAACGCTCAACAATCTCTTTACTGAGGCTGACGATGATCAGAATGACTCTGCAATTG AAGTAACAACGCCACCAGGCGTGTGTGGCCTTCGGAATCTGGGTAACACCTGTTTTATGGCTGCCGGACTGCAGTGTTTAACAGCTACTCCCCCAGTGCTGCGTCATTTCCTTGACTCAGAGTTGAGCTGTGATAAGTCTATGGTGCATCCACGATCGTTGATGGCTCACTTTGGAGCGCTTTTGGGAAAGATGTGGTCCGGCAGGTACAGTGTCATCAGGCCAGCAGAATTTAAACAGACTCTTGGTACTTATCACCCGCAATTTAAGGACTACAGACAG CATGACTGTCAGGAGTTTCTAGCTCTCCTATTAGACTCTTTGCACGAGCAAATGAACACTGCGAAGTTgacaaaaaatcatcaaatatCTGCTACTGCTACTACTCCTGAATTAAATGGCTCAGATGAGCCTCTGCGAAATTTGGCTCCTCCCGACACGACTCTCACTACCTCTGTCAGTGATGCTAACTCCGTTGCTGCCGAACCTCGTGAAATATATGACAACCTCCCTTCTCCTGAGTGTCCAAACAGCCCGAATGTCACGATGGCTGGCTCACCAAGAG ATTCAGATTCACCGATGGCTGAGACCGACAGTGCAGCAAATTCGCCCAGAGGATCATTATTAAATGATGATGAGGAGACATTGGATTCAGATGAAATACTAGAAACGAAGTCTagttttattcataataaaatgCAAGAGGATCCGGATACGGATACGGCAATGACCGGAAATGATTTCCGACTAGACAAATTAGACAATGTATTGACGAGCAACAATGTCAGCTGCTATCATGGTTTATACGATATTTTGAAGGACGCTAAGACTAGCAATGCGAACTTCTTGGTCACAACACAAGAGAGCAACAACGAGATTCATTATGACTCGCAGAAGTTTCCTAAAGAAAACATCCGTAGAAATGCTTTGgagaattcaaatttaaccGAGAATCATGACTTTGACAATAAAAGTGTCAGTATCAAACGAATAAAAGAAGTAAACGTCCAAGCTGGTAATCGCAGTATTGACTGTCTATCTAGTGGATCTGATGCCGAGTGTGATAGTGGTCTTGAAAAGTGTAATGTCAAGAGAATGAGGCTAGATGATCAGGAGAAGAATCATCGGAAAGATGGACTAGGGGGTAGCGAGTCACAGTGTTCTAGAGTGCTACTTAACTGTGAGAATGGAGCGATTGCTACTCAAGGAGAGACAGAGGCTGAGGCCGATAGACACTGGGCAAAACATCTAAGAGAGAATAGAAGTGTGATTGTAGATACGTTCCAAGGGCAATTTAAGAGCACG GTCGTTTGTGCAGTCTGCAAACACATCTCTGTCACCTATGAGCCCTTCATGTACCTTTCGGTGCCTCTTCCTCGAGCCATGGAGAGGCAGCTGGCTGTGACGTACATCCCAGCTATCGGAGGTGCGCCCACACGATGTGTTGTTTCACTGAACAAGCAGTCGAGAATCGGCAAACTGAAAGAAGAATTGCTGCGGACCCTGGGAAAGACGGATGTTGCCACTACTAATGTTGCATTAGCAGAGGTCTTAGAAAATCACATAGCTAGGATATTG gATGACAACTCTCTATTAAAATACGTAAATGACACTAACCGGTCGATATATGCGTTCGAATTATCTGATCCTCCGAGCGCATATACATCAGTGTCTGATGGTGGTGGAGATTGCGTGACCGAAACCGAACCGTGTCACGCAGGAAATGGTGTAAGTGAAGAAATCGGGCCGTGTACAATATGCTTGGAAGAACTTGATGGGGATCTAAAGAAGCATGGTGGAAGTGGCTGTAATTTTATCATGTGTGATCTCTGCATCGAG AACTACTTCAAGAACCAAACGGATCCTCAAATCTGCCCAGTTTGTGCAACGTTCGTGACGGCCTCCTCTTTTACTAAGATTGATCAAACTGGTCGCCCGAGGCCGGCTATTCGTAACCTTAACGTTCCACTGGTCCTAAGGCGCGACAGTAACAAGGGAACCAACAATCGGAAAGGCACCAAGCTCTACGGTTATCCACACTTAGTTAAATTACCTTCCAGGGTTAATGCTAAGGATTTGTACGACGTTGTCAAGAAGATTGTGCCGCAAGAGGCACCCTACAGCGTACATTTTGTTGACGGACAG GGTCACCATTGTTCCCGTTGCATGTACAATGCGCATTGTACGGGCTGTCGAGTGCCGGATTCGGGAATGGTAGCGTTGCAAAATGGGGATACACTTGCGGTACGATACACAGATACAGTGCCCAACATCATACAACCTGTCGATCACATCAGTGTCAGTAAACAGAGACCTCATCGTCCTCTGTCCTTGTACGACTGCCTGCAAGCTTTTAGTCAAAG tgAGACATTGGATGAGCACAATCCTTGGTTCTGTCCGAAATGTGAGCACAATCAGTGTGCCACAAAGACATTAACCGTCCACCGATACCCAAAGTTCCTGATAGTGTACCTGAAACG cTTCGTGTTCTATGAATGTGTCAGCATGAAGCTTGATGATAAGGTCACCTTCCCTCTAGTTGGTCTTGGCATCGGAAGGCACCTCTATGATCTCTATGCCTGCGTCTGTCACTTTGGAGGTGCGTGTTGcaaagcaaaattttttttaacaaaaatttattcctt ataa